The region tttccagattgcagatcgctggaggcgatcggagcgggtggggggatgccgctgcacagcggctatcatgtagcgagccctagactcactacatgatttaaaaaaaaaaaaatgctgcgctgccccctggcggtttttaatagaccgccaggagggttaagagctGTAGTTACATCCTGATCGATGGCTGGATGTCTGGGCTGATGTTGTTCACATTGTGAAAGTGAATACATCTGTTGTTTGAACCGTCCTGTTCTGGTCACGTCTACTTTTGGATTCTACAAGTCCGTGTCAACCACACAGACTAGACAGTGCACTACCAATTGAAGCAAGGGAGGAGTGCAGTCTGAGGAGAACCTATTGTAATGGACATCTCATTCCATCAGGTCTCCAAAAAAGCTGTGCACCATTGAAACTTTGCATTCCATCTCCACAACTGACACAATGGACATGTATGAAAGGATCCTATAGTTAACATGGGATCCATTGACAAGTCCATTGGTCTGTTGCGGAAAACAATCTGATTGTGTGAACATGACCTAAGATTTAAAGAATCAATtaaaaaataaagctataaaagTTTTTGAAGGTTTTACGGTGTAGGGAATATTTAattcagggattttttttattaagacacatgatcagcagcaTTCTTTGGAAAACTGCAAGATTTAGTGGTGGTACCTGATCACCATTATTTACCAGAAAATTTGTATTTgcagctgtaacgatcggtgtcagcacacagagagaatctgattattggtgatctgcagtatcaccaagaatacagatatatacctgattattgatgatctgcagaatcaccaataatacaagtataactaacctctggacacctgataaagtgtaagtgtttggtgcaacagtatatgagcctggaccacctgaggagcaggtgaccctagaccgtataacgagtatctcctagtctgggttggagataaccagagagccagtgattccctgaactgctgggagtcagactctactgcagtcaaaggactcctatgagatagagtccctgactgaattgcagagaggtccctctgagggacagggagtccctgcagctactggacaccccaccgggggggtgtcacaggtagaagggtcggccaggccgggtcagcaacacacgagcagataaggtacagagacagaaggctgattcggtaaccagggacaggcagggttggcaacaggtaatcagatatgcgtaggtaccgaatcagagagcaggagaagggtcaagagagcaataggtcataacagataccaagcagaggcctagtctagagtgtgaggtccgtggtctcaacacccaggaactggtctaaagaataacacagcaatgacacagtattcctaatcttgggtgtgaggtccgtggtctcaacacactggaactggtctaaagtataacacagtaataacacagtatccctaagcttggatgtgaggtccgtggtctcaacaccctggaactggtctaaagtataacacagtaataacacagtaatctggctaagtgtgaattcccaggtccacctggttctaacacactatgagatctgactatggtctgagtgctaacacataagcattcgcagcgGCAGACAACCcgtaactgacaggcaagaagtatatatagcagagcgctcctcagcgccgcccagtcccattcagccaatcacctactgcgctgggatccgctgatcgtcctgatcagctgatccctctcctattggcataaagggcctgcctgctagcgcgcgcgcgtagctctccatctgtgtgcactactaggctcagacaaaccagacgcatgctgctgcggagaaatcgccggtctgaacgcggaaccagccgcctcgctgtcagaccgcgcggcgtgtctccgcaatccattacagcagCCTTTTTAACACTTTTAATCTTATGTTGCCATGCCTGTGGGGTGGGGAGGGAGCAACCAGACCGATAAGAACTTGCCTGGAGAAAAACCACAGTAagctacaaaaacaaacaaaaaaggctAAAACTGCagtatgatttttgttttgtttttattaactACTGTGCatacattaagggcccttttacacttaatcagttgctctcagttataactgaaagaaaactgattttcaaagtaatgcccatgttttcctatggcacctttcacacttaacgtgttttaacttaaatctttttcacaatgcactgctatggaaaaaacgcacactaacgcacaccaactgattaagtgtaaacagggcctaacaCAGACTCAGACTGTTTCAAGCAGATGTCCTGGAAAGTCACATAACCGCCTAGGTCCAAAGATGGAATGAGAAAATATAGCCTAGGCAAGATGTTAACAGAGACATCTAATTTTATGGTTCTTTTGGTAATCTAAGGAGTAAGAGGGTTTAGAGAGAGTGGCAGCTGGGccacttgacacccactaggcctaggcacctgcctagtttGCCTTGTGGACGATCCTGCTCTGCCAAGGTCAAAAGACACACAAAAGAACCAATATTTGCAAAATAGATAAAAACTTAATTTTGGGGCGATCTTGATGTTTGATGAACCAAGATATTAGGCACATTGTAAATGTCTGTCTATATTACTATAGGTGTATATCTACGTTGATGCTGTCATTAACCACATGTGCGGAGGAGGCGGAGGTGCAGGAACACATTCCACTTGTGGAAGCTACTTCAATGCTAACACCAAGGAATTCTCTGGAGTACCTTACTCTAACCTGGATTTCAACGATGGCAAGTGCAGGACAggaagtggagaaattgagaattatGGAGATATTTATCAGGTAGGAATTATGAGACAACATCAGTGATGTAgagcaataagggatgcagaaGACATGACCAAACCAGGGCCATAGACCTGAGGGGCCCACATGGATACATCCTTCAATCACTTCATTTGTTTTTTATTGATACTGTAGTGGTAATGattacctctatatgtgctttggatagtggtaatcattaacaaaccattCCTTTCCCTCTGCCTACATCTCTCACACACAGTGGCAGTCTTTAAAAATTTAATTTTGGTGATCTGTATCATGTGATTATTATACAAGCAGTGCTGGTGGCGCCCCGGTGTAAAGTTTGCACTGGGCCCTTTGACTTTTTGAATATACCTGTGGACAACTCGTATTAGCTCAGACAATAAAGGCTAGGTTATATAAATGGTTTCATAGtagaaataaaatagaaaaaaaaaatagaaaaactaaTTGCATTCAAAAGGAAAAGTTATGCTATACAGATTCAATAACTTTTTTCTTTGTCAGCTGCAGTGTCATACATGATTAGCTATATTTTGAAATAATTACAGAATTCCGGTCTTTAAGTCACTTTCTCAAATGTGATGGCATAAGCACAGATTTCTTTAGTACATTTTTATATAGTTTGGGCCCatatttttacattgtttttgccTTGATACAGGAATGCAGTCTTAACCACTTTAGGTTccggggtttttaccccttaaggttcctgacaattttggcatatcagctgtgtcactattgataaagcaataactttttattacctatgccatcaaagtgatattACACtgcttttttcaggacaaattaggcttcctTTTGGTAATATTTCtccaagtattttttttatttcacaggcACTTAATTGAAACAAATTAAACATAAACgcaaaaattaagcattttttcatatttcccacttcctaatttttacatgacaagtgccacagttgtAGCATGCCTCAAAATACACTACTTGGCTCATCCCAGTTAAAACGATACCATACATTCCAAATTGaatcactagttgggcatgtagcataccattatcgctagcctgtgcgtctgtagcgaTTGCAAGGGCGCagagtttggggaccccagtacTGTATAGATACATTGCTAGACAACAACATTTTGATGCATCTATATAGCATTGGTTCCGAGGTACGTCCAAAAACTGGAAGAGGTTAAGCTGTGATAACTCACTGTACTTCACTCTACAGTTATGTGCAGctggacttaaagggatacttaattcaaaaaaaaaatgatttttactcacctggggcatccctcagccccctgaagctgtatggtgccctcacagcctcgctccgatcctcctgtccccgcgggCGGCTACTTATGGGTTCGGCGATAGCCGCCGACAGGcttggaacgcgagtgattctccgcgttcccagccgatatatcaccctctatgctgctatagtgtatatgttatatgtctctgtgtttttttcgtTTAGGGTGACAGCtcaccagcccccctccccccttgctcTTTATCTTGTACACAGATTGATTATGACCTGATATGCCAAACAGATCATTCTCTACATATGGTACCAATCCTATTTTTGAACTTAATTTTCTTTCATCgcaagggttaataaaccagtgCTTTGGACTGCAGTGGCAGCTCCCCTGAAAAGTAGTTGGAGGTCATAAAATCTCTTTGTGGCTGTGCAAACACTTATGATAGCAGGATAGCAATGACGAGTTCAATAGGTCATCATTTCTCTGTGTGGAACTGGATAAACAGCAGCCATATCAGTGCTTAGTTCAATCTTATACCTAGATTCCCTTAAAACCAAAATACAATGTGGAGACCTCAGGAAAATTCTATTTAGATTTAGTTCTAAAGCCACAATTATTtactatctcataagtttattctgACTTCAGATTTGTTTTAAATATAACTGTAGATGTTTCCTCAGAAGTGGGTGTAGACCCATGAAATGCtttgccagtgctattaaagattcattcattcattcattcattcattcattcatttatatatgaatttgtcttcattgaggtaagccactttaAACCTTATTTCatagattttaattcattttattttcCTTTGGGTGCCTTTTCACCCTGTTTGTGCATGTAATATCCCCACCTCAGGGTAGGGGATACCCTTGGACCCGTCTATAGGTCCTTAGGACCCATTTTTCCTTGAAAGGTGCGAACATTTTTGGCTCCCCAGGACCCCCAAGTGGAGTTGAGTATATTGATCTCCAactgcctgcagtggttggttgccccattgcaacctccctttgtgagtaccctccgTATACTATTTGTTATTTCATCTATGGAGTGTGATGCACTGCATCATTTGGGATCCctctgtctctgtgtttttttttcgttTAGGGTGACAGCtcaccagcccccctccccccttgctcTTTATCTTTTCTACATGGCAACAGCAACCAGATGTAAATAGTTGGGTTAAAGAAATGTTTGCTGTTAATTTGTCTTTGCCACAGAATCACATTCATGTGACACGTGATATACCATAGATTGCACATTTTAGTCACGAGCTGGATAGTGTGTAACAAACTGTTCACTACTGCAACCATAGGTGAGAGACTGCAGACTTGTAGGCCTCTTGGACTTGGCACTGGAGAAGGAATACGTACGGGGCAAGATTGCAGCTTTCCTAAATAACCTCATCAGCATTGGTGTAGCCGGCTTCAGACTGGATGCCTCAAAACACATGTGGCCTGGAGATATTGCTAACATTCTTGGCAGACTGAACAACCTGAACACTCAGTGGTTCCCCGGTGGTACTCGTCCTTTCATCTTCCAAGAGGTAAGGATTTGATTGTTGTTTACAAAATAAAGGATGTCTGCTTGAAAGGGCAGCAGAATAACATATTTGCTCATCTAGACAGACCAAAGACATTTCTATAGTCTTCTCTTTCAAGGGACATTCTCCCTAGTAATCTTGCTTGGCAAGAATCTCTATTGTGCATAAACTACACAAGCCTTTTTGTGCTCCTTGCTCATTCTCAGGTGCACAACAAATGACACCACTAGTGCATACAAAACTCACAGTGGTTTggattctatagagccttcccagtcctctctccatgccctttgTCCACTGCTTTCTCCATTGAAATTCTTCACGTTTGGGAACCCTTCTTTAAAATTACACACCTTAAGGATTCTTCAGAAGGCTTCAGAGAAGCACTCGTGTACCCAAGAGCCTCCAAAGACGGGCAGTTCCACAttacgcagtatggagccgctcaCCTTCAAAAGCACACAGGGACATGAGAGCTTTTGAAGATTTTTGAGGACTTCATAAAGGCTCCTGAAAGCATGGAAAGAGGACTGGGTAAACTTTATGGGATCCAcagtcttccctctccataggcgagtgtctaactttattttttcatttgactTCAGTCacccaaattgaaaaaaataatgccCATTTATTTACCTAggacttcttccagctccctgaaGTCCTCCCTCTCCCTCGCCATCATTCGGTGCTACGTCGCTTCTCTGCTGTCTACCTTCATAATCTGTCCAACTGGCAAGTGGGccggccactgcacatgtgcggtgctGGCCATGCGCATCCTTATTGCGCTTTTGCAACCGGGGGCATTCTGTGCATGAGCGATAGCAATTTCTGctcactgcgcaagcacagagcaTCCCAGTCATGGCAGCCCGTTGGAGGAGGCACGGGGCTACGCATATAGCATTGGAGGGGAACACCGGAGAAACGGCAGAGTGCTGGATGAAGACGTGGGACCAGGTAGACttcagagggctggaagaagccccaggtaagtaaatgggaaaTTTTGtctttcactttaggtttcctttatgaGTGTCTACCCCACAGAAATCACCTTGCACAATATACGAATAAATAGttagaaaaataaacaaaccATTTGAGAAAGACATTCGTCTTTTTATTTGCCTTACTATTTATTTGGTTATCAAGTAAAGTACCGATGTATGTAAAACAGTAACTTCGTTATTGCGTGCTAAATGTTGCACTGTCGTCAAGGTTGCAAGGATTGATATGACATCAAAAAAATGCGGAgcggcacggtggcgtagtggttagtgctctcgccttgcagcgctgggttcctggttcgaatctcagccaggtcaacatctgcaaggagtttatatgttctccacgtgtctacgtgggtttcctccgggcactctggtttcctcccacatcccaaaaacatacagttaagttaattggcttccccctaaatcgtccctagactatgatacatgcactgcaagctatatacatagacatatgactatggtagggattagattgtgagcccctctgagggacagttagtgataagacaatatatactctgtacagcgctgcgtaatatgtcagcactatataaatacttaaataaaatacaCTAGCCTCTGAATATAAATAACGGAGCAAAACATTCCGATATTTCCAAGAGAGATCACTAACACTTTGCAGCTATCAATATGACAAGATTCATGGGTTTTCCATCACTTCTGCCCACTGACCTTATCAAATTTCTTTGTAAACTTAAAAACCGTAATGACTCAGATACCATAACCAAATAATTGGTTGATTATTAACAGTTAACAAATACACCAGTTCAAGCTCGCTAAATTTGTTAACTGCTACCAGTTACCACTTTCACTTAAGAGCCTGTAAACCAGTCAAGGCATTCCTGATCTGGTAATGTTTTTTCATTATTGCAAAcctgatgctgggaatataccatgactttttttggcagatagatggctcgctaAATAATTTCCGGCAGGTCTGATCtaatttcgatcatttttctgatcgattttctcattgaagtgacTGGAAATCAACCAGAAAAGCGATTAGAAAATCAATCAGAGAATCGATCGGACAGTTAATCTGCTGAAAATCTCATtgtttattcccagcattacagcagATGTTTGTGAGTGACACTTGCTTGCTTACATCTGTAGTTTTGAAATTGTCACATGATCAGTTAACAAATCGCCACTAGAATGTGgcctgctgctcctctgtctcCCCCCTTGCACTTTCTCTCCCTCCAGAGTTGGTGTGGGTGAAGATGATTGGGTTTAACTCACCCAATTGCTCTTTTCAGTGATGATCTCCATGGCAACGGTGGCATCATGTGACATGCTGGTACGTAATgatggcatgtcacatgacaccgcCTTTGCCATGGAGACTGCTGGTGGAACGAACAATTGGGTGAGTTCCTTTTGTTGTTGCGTGCTGCACTTTAGAGGGAGAGGATGGGGGGAGAGAATCTGTCCATCTAGCGGAGGGCCATCTTTACAATGGCCGCAGGCCGggtagtttgcccaggcctgagcTGTACCATTTATAAAATCTATAATAAGAAGCCAGTGACATTCTCTGCATCTTAGAGCAACATctcttaatagaaaaaaaaaattagggttcctcacatataatatatatattgcatTCACATTGCATAAGTTATCACTGTGCAGTTTAGGGtctaattaaatacatttttatactcACAGTCTGTGTATTTATAACAGGTGATTGATCTTGGAGGGGAAGCCATTTCAGCTAGTGAATACTATGGAAATGGGCGTGTGACTGAATTCAAATATGGAGCCAAACTTGGCAATGTGATTCGCAAGTGGAATGGAGAAAGGATGTCATACTTGAAGTGAGTGCTGCAAGTCTTTGCCTGTGCTGAACATGAACTGTGTAAGGAGTGTTGCTTATTGCTGTTTTGCCATGCAGGAACTGGGGAGAAGGATGGGGTTTCATGCCTTCTAGCCGAGCACTGGTGTTTGTAGACAACCATGATAACCAGAGAGGACACGGTGCTGGAGGAACCTCCATCCTTACTTTCTTTGATGCTCGGTAAGAAATTAATGTAGATATGAATCATCCATTAATCATATGTGTGTTTGTACTGATAGATACGCTCTAACGCTTGattattttttctgtttctcATTTCTGCAGGCTGTACAAAATGGGAATTGGCTTTATGTTGGCACACCCCTATGGTGTCACACGTGTCATGTCCAGCTATCGATGGACAAGAAATTTTGTCAATGGAAAGGTATTGGTTTTATGGTTACTGATTTTATATATGTTAAACATTTGTTTACTTCTTCCACTCTGATTGAACCAACACCActaaaatgaatgaaaaaaaatgctgctGCAGAATTGTGACTGTAGGGTGGATTCACTAAAGTAAATAGCATGAGCAATTTCCTGTTACTCGCACAATTAAATCAGCATGCCTTCATGTTAAGTCCCTGCACGTTACGCGTGCTAGTGGCAGCATAGCATACGTAAGTAAGCGATGGGCACTGCTTATAATAGCCGCGCGGTAGTGATGTATCGCtaccacgatacttcactagcgtggcccctactatgttaattaacatatagAGGCCGCACTAATGAAGTATCATGGTAGCGGTACATCACTACCGCGCGGCTATTATAAGCAGTGCCCAGCGCTTACTTACGTATGCTATGCTGCCACTAGCATGCGTAGCTTGCagggacttaaaggggaacttcagcctaaacaaaaatactgtcattaagtgtcattagttattttaattaaaatagatgggcaatataatctcttacccaccctcttttaaaagaacaggtaagtgtttgtgatttcatggggcagccatctttttagttgaaaggaggtgacagggagcatgagacacagttccaactgtcctgtgtcctgatcacccctcccagctacgCACGCTATGCTTCAAAtctcaaaatcaaaaaaaaataaaaaattgcaccaaaacagcagaaggagaacaacaacatcagaaatcccattatgctttgcacagcttcaagggaaaaatgcccgggcagttttcttctgtgcagctaaaaatcagGCTTCGGTAAAaaaaactaagttctgatgctgtgaaactgttaaagaaacaccaagccctttcagtgcagctgagtagatttttagtctggaggttcactttaacattaagGCACATTGATTTAATAGCATGAGTAACAGGAGATTGCTCATGCTAtttgctttagtgaatcaaccccaatgtactGTATTCAGATGCAGCTCACTGCTCAGCTTCCAACAAAGCCTCAAAGAGACCTGCATGGAAAAGGATGTGTttcctattgcttttaattaacttTAATACTTTTGTCTTTTTTCCAGGATGTAAATGACTGGATTGGACCACCAAGCAATTCCGATGGATCAACTAAGGCAGTTACTATCAATGCAGACTCTACCTGTGGCAATGAGTGGGTCTGTGAGCACAGATGGCGTCAGATCAAgtgagttttaaaaaaaaaaaattgattgaaacCAGTCCTGAATTTCTCATAGGCATTAAAATATCTGCTCTAGCGGTAACAAGAAGTGGCCTGATAAGAATAATCAATGTGGCATATAAAGGGAGAAGGTGATTCTGACTTACTTCCTATCCTATTGGACTTACTTCCTATACCATTGTACAAACACATAAATCATTTTGAAGACTTTATTTGCTTGACTTTGTTAGTTTATTCAGGTAAAAACTCTACAATGTGTTTCAttgtcaaaattataacaaagaaCCACGggttaacatgaataaaataagtaTAAAGACAATGACAATAAAAAACGTGAAAGTAAATATAACAGTATGAATGAAAAGTGTTGTATGAAACTtaaataatgcatttttattaGCTAAGGACTTGTACATGAACATGTATTTTTATGACTCATTTTGTTTTTATGCATGACATATGCTTGTACAGtaccttttttaacttttttttgtttccagGAACATGGTGATCTTCCGTAACACAGTTGATGGCCAGGCACTTACTAATTGGTGGGACAATGGTGGAAACCAAATTGCCTTTGGACGTGGAAACAGGGGCTATATTGTGTTTAACAATGAGAGCTCGTAAGTTATCAAATATTACCTAATATAAGCTGTTAACAaaaacatggggccatatgctatTCCCCTTTTTGCCTGAgattcctcctaggtgatattttcacaacttgtaaataaaatgccttttacactcacagcaagcaagaaaatactcaaaatatttttggtagtactttcccccccacttttttgctacattttcaattgctaagtactgaaaagttattttaaagagacgataaaaaaaattctcctaggagaaaactctggagaaaaaatgaattgcatatgggccacgggcccacatgcaattcactttttctcctgagacttCTCTTAAGAGATAATTtcacaacttctttttaaaatgacttttcaggattttgtaatggaaaaagtaccaaaaagtaagtgaaaaagttcttccaaaattattttgaatattttcttgcttgttgttggtttaaaaggcattttgttgacAAGGTGGGGAAATATCCCCAAAAGGCTGACGgccgaggggaagaaagagttactgtgtctggcagtccttgtggagatggcccgaagcctccgtcccAGTGGGAGCTGACAGAAGTAGCGGTGGCCCGGGTGAGAGGGATCATTAGCGATCCTCAGCGCCCTCGCTCTCAGCCTTCTCTTGTGTAGGAGGTCAAGTGCAGGGAGAGGTCTTCTAATGACCCTCTCCGCTGCCCTGATGACCCTATGAAGTGTGAGcctgtggctggtggtggtgccggagcaccagaccagaatggaagagcagagaatcgattcaatggtggcggagtagaagctggtcaagaTCTCTGGGGCCATGCCAAACATCCTCAGCTGACGAAGGAggtagagtctctgttgggctttcctttgGGTGGCGGTGATGTTGGGCCTccagctgagatcactggagatggtagtgcccaggagacAGGCGCAAGACACTCTGGCCACTTCCGTACCATCAATGtgaattggaggtggggtgggagcggATTTCCTGAAGTCAACGAttagctcaacagtttttgcgGTGTTGAGCATTAGCTTGTACTCCTTGCACCAGTgggagattctctccacctgctgacagtactcctggatgttgtccttcGTGACGagaccaacaatggtggtgtcatcagcgacGCTGTGTTCGTGGTCATAATTTGTGAGTGGATCTCACCCAGCCTGACAGATTgggtcctgttggtgagaaagtctgtgatccagaggcgcaggcttgggtgcacaccaagtgtggcTAGTTCTTCTTGTAGGATGCGCGGACAGATCgtgttaaacgccgagctaaagtccaggagtagtattctggcGTACGTGTCTGGTCTGTCCAGATGGTCATAGATGAACTCTAGGCAGATGTTTATtgcatcgtcagtggacctgtttgccctatacgCGAACTGATGGGGGTCTAGAAAGGGCAGGGTGGAGATCTTGAGGTTGGAAAGGGCCGCTCGCTCCAGGGTTTTCATTATGATGGACGTAAGGGCTACCGGCCTAAAGTTGTACAGCTCAGAGGCTCCCTGCttcttagggacaggtatgatggtcgacctcttgaagcatctGGGGACTGTTCCTTCACTTAGCGATTTGGTGAAGATGGCGGAGAGAATGGGAGCTAGTTGCCTGGAgcaagttttcaggcaggctggagacactcCGTCCGGTCCaggggctttcctggtgtttaacCTTGCCAGGAGTTGCAGGACTTCAGCCTCGCTCACCACTAGAGAAGGAGGTGGGCTCATGATGTCCTCCTTGAGGCAGGGGGTGTATTGGGTGGACCTTCGGTTCTTCCTgcctctcaaacctgcagtagaacttgcCAAGTTTTTCAGCTAG is a window of Hyperolius riggenbachi isolate aHypRig1 chromosome 6, aHypRig1.pri, whole genome shotgun sequence DNA encoding:
- the LOC137521151 gene encoding pancreatic alpha-amylase-like isoform X1 codes for the protein MDGRSAPAMTNPRHRFEKRHISPPNENIVINSPWRPWYERYQPISYKLCSRSGSEQQFRDMVTRCNNVGVYIYVDAVINHMCGGGGGAGTHSTCGSYFNANTKEFSGVPYSNLDFNDGKCRTGSGEIENYGDIYQVRDCRLVGLLDLALEKEYVRGKIAAFLNNLISIGVAGFRLDASKHMWPGDIANILGRLNNLNTQWFPGGTRPFIFQEVIDLGGEAISASEYYGNGRVTEFKYGAKLGNVIRKWNGERMSYLKNWGEGWGFMPSSRALVFVDNHDNQRGHGAGGTSILTFFDARLYKMGIGFMLAHPYGVTRVMSSYRWTRNFVNGKDVNDWIGPPSNSDGSTKAVTINADSTCGNEWVCEHRWRQIKNMVIFRNTVDGQALTNWWDNGGNQIAFGRGNRGYIVFNNESSNMDATLNTGLPAGTYCDVISGQKEGTRCTGAQITVSSSGSARFTISSSAEDPFVAIHVNAKL
- the LOC137521151 gene encoding pancreatic alpha-amylase-like isoform X2, whose product is MKLLLLFVLVGFCSAQYNPNLRSGRTSIVHLFEWRWVDIAAECERYLGPNGFGGVQISPPNENIVINSPWRPWYERYQPISYKLCSRSGSEQQFRDMVTRCNNVGVYIYVDAVINHMCGGGGGAGTHSTCGSYFNANTKEFSGVPYSNLDFNDGKCRTGSGEIENYGDIYQVRDCRLVGLLDLALEKEYVRGKIAAFLNNLISIGVAGFRLDASKHMWPGDIANILGRLNNLNTQWFPGGTRPFIFQEVIDLGGEAISASEYYGNGRVTEFKYGAKLGNVIRKWNGERMSYLKNWGEGWGFMPSSRALVFVDNHDNQRGHGAGGTSILTFFDARLYKMGIGFMLAHPYGVTRVMSSYRWTRNFVNGKDVNDWIGPPSNSDGSTKAVTINADSTCGNEWVCEHRWRQIKNMVIFRNTVDGQALTNWWDNGGNQIAFGRGNRGYIVFNNESSNMDATLNTGLPAGTYCDVISGQKEGTRCTGAQITVSSSGSARFTISSSAEDPFVAIHVNAKL